In Pseudomonas sp. MTM4, one genomic interval encodes:
- a CDS encoding heme-binding protein — protein MNTQVAAPPLVYGPPISLETASRVVDAARAHAQANGWAMVIAVTDAGGHLVLLQRMDHATHGSVEVAQRKAATAAAFKRATKGFEETLASGGATLRLLSMHNAILMDGGIPLIDDGRVIGAIGVSGMHPSEDGQVAEVGARVLNG, from the coding sequence ATGAATACGCAGGTTGCGGCACCCCCGCTGGTCTACGGGCCGCCCATCAGTCTGGAAACGGCGAGCCGCGTCGTCGACGCCGCACGTGCACATGCGCAGGCCAACGGCTGGGCGATGGTTATCGCCGTGACCGACGCCGGTGGTCATCTGGTCCTGCTGCAGCGGATGGATCACGCCACGCACGGCAGCGTCGAGGTGGCCCAGCGCAAGGCGGCCACCGCGGCGGCCTTCAAGCGCGCCACCAAAGGTTTCGAGGAAACTCTCGCCAGCGGCGGGGCGACCTTGCGGCTACTGTCGATGCATAACGCCATCCTTATGGATGGCGGCATTCCGTTGATCGACGACGGCCGCGTGATTGGCGCGATCGGCGTTTCCGGCATGCACCCGAGCGAGGACGGTCAGGTCGCCGAGGTCGGTGCACGTGTGCTGAACGGCTGA
- a CDS encoding SDR family NAD(P)-dependent oxidoreductase — protein sequence MYFNDLKGKRVLITGATMGIGLATAQAFAALGAQVGITARNRPTNLDELLTELSAYGAEAAFFAGDLSRSQDCIDTVTAFVQRFGGLDVLVNNAGALLERRGLEKIDDAFFDAMVDVNLRSALLITREAIPHLRKSAKSSGQSTSVITTGSIAAYNGGGPGASLYAAAKAWLHNVQRNWVREFAGDNIRFNVVAPGTVDTAFHADKDDSARAQVNTTIPLGRFGTSEEMAPAYLFLASHACSGYITGQTLDVNGGQAMP from the coding sequence ATGTATTTCAACGACCTCAAGGGCAAGCGCGTCCTCATCACCGGCGCCACCATGGGTATTGGTCTGGCCACCGCCCAGGCATTTGCTGCGCTCGGCGCGCAAGTTGGTATCACTGCGCGTAACCGACCTACCAATCTTGATGAGCTGCTGACCGAACTGTCGGCGTATGGCGCGGAGGCGGCGTTTTTTGCTGGTGACCTGAGCCGTAGCCAGGACTGCATCGACACCGTTACCGCCTTCGTCCAGCGTTTCGGCGGGCTTGATGTGCTGGTCAACAATGCCGGCGCGCTGCTGGAAAGGCGCGGGCTTGAGAAAATCGATGATGCTTTTTTCGATGCCATGGTCGACGTGAACCTACGCTCGGCACTGTTGATCACTCGCGAAGCCATCCCGCACCTGCGTAAATCGGCCAAGTCCAGCGGACAGAGCACATCGGTGATCACCACCGGCTCCATTGCGGCCTATAACGGCGGCGGCCCCGGCGCGAGCCTTTATGCTGCCGCCAAGGCCTGGCTGCATAACGTGCAGCGCAACTGGGTGCGCGAGTTCGCCGGTGACAACATCCGCTTCAACGTGGTGGCGCCGGGCACGGTGGATACGGCTTTCCATGCCGACAAGGATGACTCCGCGCGCGCGCAGGTGAACACCACCATTCCGCTCGGACGATTCGGTACGTCCGAGGAAATGGCCCCGGCTTACCTGTTCCTCGCCTCGCATGCCTGCAGCGGCTATATCACGGGCCAGACGCTGGACGTGAACGGCGGCCAAGCGATGCCATGA